Genomic segment of Bemisia tabaci chromosome 9, PGI_BMITA_v3:
GGGTGCCCAAATATGGGCCAATAAACTGTTTTGAACATGATCGCCAATGTCAGCGACCTCTCCAGAACAGCAGTTTTTTCCCGCCATAGAATGTTCCTCAGGGATTTCCTTTGTTTCTACCAATAACACAGCCTAATCCCCTCATTATGGCCCACGGATTTAGCTACAAATATAACCAGTCCTAGGGTCTTGACAGTTGATCTGATTTTTACTCCACAGGGTACTCAGGTTTCCATTTAATCTAAAGTTTGATGGACATCATATACACTGTCAAGTTTTAGACTAACTTGAAGCCTACCCCATTAAAATTATCTTTAAGCTGTTAAAATCCCATGGGATATTGTTGATTGCTTAAAAGAATGAGAATAAAAAAGGGCATGTTGAGACCACTGATGAAACTAACTTGTCTCACCAGTGTTTTTTAATATCACATGCTATATAAACACTGCCTAGAACGATTGGACTAATCTTTCAATAGATAGTTTACACTGATACGGGCAGAACAGATCTTTAGCCTGCTCATAATTtgtgcggtttgttttgttagAAGAGCACTTTCTCTTCAGAATCAATTGTGCCGACATTCATCGGATGCAGAGCTGGATTTAGGTTTCTGCTTCCCGGtgccgaaaaaaaaattttacatctAAATCGATCAAAGATTTAATAATggctgaaaggaaatttcacctTGTAATAGAATGAGTAAAATCACTAGGAATTGGAATTATAACCACTTTCTGTTGTtgctttgttttcctttttgatGTCCTAACATTTACACAGATTGCTGAACATAATCATGATTTTGCGCTCCTCCAGTTTGATTTTGTCTCGCTCATCAGTGACCTCTCTTTGATTTCAGGGGTGTACCCAACAGAATCCGAGTTCGCCTTTCAAGACGGCGTAACGAAGATGAAGATTCACCTCACAAATTATACACCTTAGTTCAATGGGTCCCTGTCCGAACTTTCAAGAAACTGCAGACAGAAAACGTTGACACAAGCCAAGAATAATTGTAAGACCTCACtctgtgactttttttttacttttttttttttttttaaattgaataaactatttgttaattttatcataaactttttatttttagttttctctCATGGACCTCTGGACAGCATAAATACGAATTCAAACACTATTAGTCTCTTTtatctcaaaaaaatttcatacattgcagaataaaatctaaaaatgacTGAAACGAAGGAAATAATTGTTCACCATATACAATGAAATCAGAAAATTAAAACCACCCTTGCTAAAAAGACCCCAAATTAATGTGGGTAGAATCAGTAACTGAAAACCAATTCCTTAGTTTGGCAAGTAATGAAGTAACCCAAATTAGGTAgtctgaaaatcgcattttatCTTTGCTACACATGGACAGCGAAACGGCAGAAATGTGTATCTCgattacggtgtttcaaaatctctctgtatttaagtttttacaaagAGACCAAATCAAAAGCATGCCTCGATattttcgcagaatattcttcagGTAGAGATAACAAATTGtacaagttttcaagaaatttcattcatCGTCCACGACATGCAAAATGGTAGTCTAGGTGCAGGGTCAGGTGAGCGCCTCCATCTACATTTAAGGGTTGTAATGCAGGTTTATTGGCAAATTTGAAGGACTCGGGCTAGCTGAAGCCAATCAATCCTCAGCCGACATATTGAGTTGCTCACCTGACTTCACCCTTCGGTCGCCACTTTTCGTGTTGTGGACTcaagtatttttccatttaagtatgacaggaagtctgcaacgctaCAAATCGAGAAATGCATTTCTACTGTTTCACCATAGCTAAATTGCTGGTCGACTTGTCAAGAGAATTTCAGCACTTCGGAAAAACTATTGTATCTCAAGGTTCACTCAAATTTATTCCATGCCTGATTTAACTTGAGGAGATTTTCGTTTTCTAGTAAATAAAAAAGTATGAGCGGACAAAGATgtagaaaattctaatttttgttttacaaaGTCTTCAATGTTCATGTTAAGTTTTGAAATTCTGTAAAGTGTCTCTGTGCAACTTTAATGATGCGGCAatgctcagtttttttttttcaagtcttcAGTTCCACTACTTTCaccaaaaattcactatttgGCAGCCAATAGTAGGTTTCCTTGACTACAAAACTTAAATTAGCTTGCATCAAATGAAAGAAAGGTTGATTCTGTATTATTTGAACATTGAGTATATTGCTcttcttcattttaaatttgattgcAATCAATGAATGTACTGTCGTGTCCATAATATTTTCTGAGATAAGGTCAAAAACTCACAGTAAAAAGTTTTGAACAACAACTGGGTCAGTCGCATGTTAAGGTTAAATCTCTATGATTAGCCATCAAGAATTAGATTTGATCTAACATTATTTCTGTGAAAGTTGACGGAGATTTCATATATTGATATTCAAGGAAAGTATCATTAATCGCCAACTGATCagtttaaagcaaaaaaaaattcgttttgTACTGGTGGTTTCATAATCAGTGCTATCCAAAGGGCAATATCTCAACATAAGACTGTCTTAAGAAATTTGGTGTATTTGTTCAgttctgattctttttttcctgtgcTGGAGGGTAAGCACAGGTCTATAAACAGTGAATATGGGACTATTATTTGAGTcaataaaaaggaaatgatCTTGCATTTTTAGAACAAAAAGTTTAATtgtggggcttggaggacaagccgctcaagtacagtttttgaagaaattgagatattaatgaattcaagtaaaactagtcttaatgcatattctgtttAGAATTCACTCCAATTTCTAATGTCTAGAAGCATCAAAAGGTCAGTtagaactttctctccgccataaggatccatgaaatttcgaaatttcaaacacgtatttctcgataTAACgaaaactgcactcatgtgcCCTCTCCTTCAAAGCCCTTACTTAGGATTacttggaccgcatttagcgaGAAGGAACCAACACGTTTACAGTGATCTCAAAACTGAGGAACATCTTCCCTGAGAAGAATACTAAATATAACAGCGATAAACATTACACTTTCAATGTTCTACATAATTCTCAATTTCTTGGTAGAAAAAAGGAGACTACATATCTGCAGTGCTGTCTGgggatttttttagataataatGAAGATGCATGACCTTAACAACATTTTAATCAATGCTGTTGGCTCCCTTCTGCTGAATACGATCCATGTATGTAATTTACTTAGCTTCTCTTTTACagtaagaaaaattgaattacatACCTACTGGCAAGGaggcagaaaaattaaaattgttaagATTCAGGTCtagaaatattttattattcaagatttttcaggactgacttaaaaaattaacaacatTAAAAGAATATCACAGATATTTAGCACACGACTCACACTACAAATCATCAGAATACTTTGATAAAGTGAGACAAAGTCTTTAGGAATTTGGAAGAACGATacgttaataataaaaaaaataatgtcttTTATCCTCTTTCGACGAGGGAAAATACTGATCACTCATTTGCAGGGTTACACAGTTTCAACAACTGTTCCAGATTTTTCAGACCGTTCTGGAACTGAGAATCTTCACCAGATGTTAAACTGTAATGGAAACTGAGCTTCAGACATGATGTTAATTTTCAATACAGTTGGTTATAATTGTtgataataatagaaaaaaataatgtcttTTATCCTCTTTCGACGAGGGAAAATACTGATCACTCATTTGCAGGGTTACACAGTTTCAACGACGGTTCCAGATTTTTCAGACCGTTCTAGATCTGAGAATCTTCACCAGATGTTAAACTGTAACGATGTAATGGAAACCGAGCTTCAGACATGATGTTAATTTTCAATACAGTTGGTCAAAGATGGCTGACTTAAATCAACTTGTTCTCCGTTCTGGCCAGGCTGGATACCACTTACTGCTACTGAGTCCTTGATTTGCTTCAAAATTCTACCTAGAACTTCAACCTGCTGCTCTCGAGGGACCTTCTCAAAAGGTGGTATGTGGAGGAAACCTACGCGCTTTTGAGGGAAAGATTGGAGTGCCCGATAATAGACGTAGTTACAAAGGTAATCACCTGCATCACGACTCGGTTGCAGATCAGGATCAACTTCAACGGTGCTTAGTAGGTCATCACTCCAAAGAGTTGAATTGAGGATGAATGGTGACCCTTCGTCAATTGGTCCTACAGGACACAGACCTTTAACGTCAGGTTTTTTCCCACACCAGTTGCGAGCATGGAGCTCGGGTTTCAATACCTCTCCGTTAGAATCTACACCTATCAGAAGCAGAACATCAAATCGCTCAGGGTCCAGTCCAGCAAGGAGGGTATCCACTGAGTCGTAAGCGACATCGATCAGCTCGAAGTCATGGCCACTGAGCTCAGCAAGCCTTGCGGAAGGATTGTCTGCTATGCGTCCAAAAGGACCAAAGCCGGTGATTAGAATACGCATGGGGTGCCGCTTGTCAGGACCTACAAAAACCGTTTAATGCTCAAGTCTTCAGTTGAGATCTGTGACACAGAGATATTTGAAATTAATATAGTTCAAAtgacagttggactgcattttgcaatttggacctgtaaattctggctcatctgaaaaaacacttatgtgcataggaaacttaatggcacatacgttgtttttaaaccgggccggaatttatagttcctaattgcaaaatgtagtccagttgtaacaaggcggataaagaatggtggtcgcatttcgattttggctgccatcttgaagcgatgtgacgtcaggagggtactggttttgccgtgcaatccaAGGTTGAGCCGACCCCCCCGGCCTCCGCCGGCCAATGTACCCGATAcagtgtgacgtccagagggtacgaaatgcgaccaccattcttaaTCCGCCTTGCAGTTGTAAGTATCATTCCATTAATAGAGAAATGGCAAGATTAAATATATACCAATGCTGACACCAATCAAATACCTACttgtttttgcagaaaaatatatCTTTGTAAGTCTTcgccttggtttttttttattttctgataaAAAACATCAGTTCTTGAGTTCAACATTATTTGGCACAAgtccttcaattttcatttggggccaagattctcctggtaattTTTCTTGAGTATTTTGGATAAATGGAGAAGAAAAGACGCCAGTCTTCTGAAAATGATAAGATTCAGATACTTCATAAAGTCAATACCTCCATTCACTATGACGTGAATTAGCAACATTAGCAAGTTAGAATATTGTCACGCAGTAGAGTCTTCACTTGCAGAATCCTGTGAGATTtagaatctgaaaaattcagagtTAGAGCAACTGGCAAAAAACTTACCGATAAGTCTTACTGAAGTAGGTAGCACTCTCTTCGATTCAGGTTTATCAATGAGCTGTCATCGTCACAGAAAACTCCGTAGTTTATAAAGTTCAGAAATGGTAGTAagtagtaaataaaaaaaacagattgCAATGCAtatagaaataattttatctTCAAGAAACAAAACTTGGATAAGATAAAATGTTATCTATGTACGCCGGTTGACGGAGGGGCATTGTCAGAgacaatagaccgtattcgataacggttcgatgtatcgtttggttcaaaacaatagcacataacctcaaaccaaactgtaaggatttaagttggaaaagctgaaaatgagaaaattcctaacaatttcactttagattggcatttggtacgcaaaagaataaaaaatctgttacaaaagacccgttctctcagatttctgaatttacttttgaggctatgtttatgttttgaaccaatcgatatcgatacaatctcagccgtttgatgtatcgaatacgatctatagtcCAAGCTCCCGGGAGGTTAATTTTTGCTGAATATATAATGCAACTACATGTAAATATCGTCCTGTCAATAGTTCTTTTATCCTCCACcagggagcccccccccccccatcctcaAGTTCTAATTGCCGCGAAATTCGAACTCACGCAACTTTTTCACACGTGAAATTGAGGAAcattatgaaaaattagaaatttccgCGACATATTTCATGAgactgtcaaatttttgaaaaataaggaatAGTGACTTAAGGGACAATGTATTCAATTCGCACTAAACATTatctgagaaagaaaaaatttcattgattagTGACCTTGTACTTAAATGCAACTGCAACCAAAAATTGGACTGATACTCGTGAAAAGATAGATAGAGCATATTTTGTTGGAGCCTGGTACTTGCCCAAGTTtggtttcatcaatttcaaaatttcactaataTGCAAAAATTCACTTTTGACACAAGCTTCATGGCCTCGTCTTCGAAAAAGTCGACAATATGTCTTAATTTGATAATGGATTTAataagtaaaaaagtaaaacaacaAATATAAGTACGAAACTTAGTGATAAGAATGATTAAAATGATGCCTTGAAACAGAATTTAAATGGTCATTTTTAGCATTGAATGATATTTCACAATTTGAAACgtatttttcattatatttCAGATATGTCCAGAAATAATTTACCAGAAGATTCACAAATTTACTTTTGATGGAATTTTGCCACCTTCCCTTCAATGAAGCACTTTTTCCTATGAATACGAAAAGTAAAGTTATCACTGGCAtaataattttcgaaaaaattttctttttttatttaatttttgtggcgGCGAATCATTGTAAATACCTGTGCAAGGGTCTATTTCCAAAGTCATACTATTGAATTTTACTCGCGAGTCATTAAAATTGTCCTCCTTATGATTCTATGTTAAAGGCCTCCTTACACCTCCCTtgatcacaatgtaaaccatatcaatggtgaaactaccaaaccacgtatctcggtttgcgcattgcagacttcctatcatactttatttcttaaatgaaaaactattcaacATGAATTCTTgaacttccatgattttccttCTATAAACGAAGAAAAATACATGTAAACTTTCAGGAATGAtactgatttgttctccttcaaaaaaataaaataggaacaaagATTTTTAATCGCCGCAAACGAAATACATGGTCTGATAGTTTCAAAATCCAAATGGTGCCTCTCTAAGAAAAAGAGCTGTTTGGGGAACCACCATGAATATGACTGTATAAATTAAAGTACCGCGTGACAAGttacctcaaaaattttgcatgGATACCTTACTTGTTGAAAATATCAATAACCAATGGATTAATGTGAAATCAGTATTTATAGTTTGCatgcattaaaatccgtaaaatacttcctgcttttaaaaaaaaccatgagAACTTAACTCAACCAGCCATtgaaaatttactaattttcagCAATTAGAGGCCGCTCATAAAATAATACATTACGGGGCTTGACGAGAGTGTTACGCTGTTTTGTTTTAACGCTTTAAGGGCGAGGACCTTAGGAAATAAAAGCATCTTGCAAGGGGAGGGGGTTGGACAAATCCCAAGTCCAGCATTAGGTGCATATTTTATGAGTGGCCCTTTAACTGGATTCTGATTTCACAAAAATGTCCACTCTTTTAAAACATATACAGAACTCTTTAACTTGTAAAAATGATCACAACTCAAAAGATATTATTTAGTCATATGGACTCGATTCTGTTGGCAAGTCTTCATCATGTTCTGTGGAAAACCTTGATGGGGAGAAAAGTTGtggtacttaattttttaaattgtgcaTTGTGATTGGAAGAACatagaatgaaagaaaaaagcaaGTTTTAAAACAGATGCGTAATTGATTTCATTACTTAGAACAATCGAAAAGAAACATGAACAAATGTACAAAATATAGAGCCAGAACAAGAAGCTGGAACGAAAGTACATGGCATACGAGACCTGAATAGAGGAATTCCTCCACCGGTCTTTCGATAAGTCTTCACTTACAGAATAGAATTATGAGGTCTCGATTGAGGTTTAATTGCAAAGTAAAATATTATTCAATCGGATCATAATCAAAATACTACTTACAAAATATTACATATTCACACATGGGATGAATACAGGAATAACTGATGAAAGGAATTTACATGAGTTTTCAATAAAAAGgcagataatttttctttttggcagAAATTCCTCGAACatcaaaagcaaaaatttgGAAGCTCAGAGTTaataattgaaaagaaaaagttacgaagGGTCGAACGAGTCAAGAACCACTATTTGACTTGAATATCCTTGATGAAAATAGATATCTTGATTTAtgcggagtttcaaaatttttacttttcactcTTTCAAAAGAGCACCAAGGTTGTGTAAAAAATTTTTACGAGATTATTTTAACACAGGCGGCACATATcgttaaaaattatattttttaaaatggttgatTTTTCTGCATCATGATAAAATATGGTAGGAAATGGACCGTTGGACAAAGTTGGAAATAAAACATCGCAATATACATTTCCTCATCAAACTTGCACATGAAACCTGCTACATATGCTCAACAGATCAAAAATTAGTGTAAGATGAGGAATTAGTGCTTAAGGTTTACACTATGAacagtaaattcaaacttttcacttgtaaaaatactaaaattaacTTGGGGCAAATCAGCCATAAAACAAACTCATAGGTTTGACAAATGACAGGATTTTGATTTCATGAAATCTCCTTCCTACTGTGTCACACGgcacttcttattttttgaagatAAAATCAGCATATTGGAAAAAAGATTATTTAATCACAAAGCTGCTTAAATTCATTGAGTGCCTGATTAGATTCATGTAAGCTTTggttttttcaaggaaatggTTTGAATTGGCAATCACAGAAAACTGACTGAGGTGCTTCATTTCTTACTCTGtttagttggactgcattttgcaattgggaattacaatttctggtttAACCATAAAAACACATATATCTAAAAGGAAACTAATaatacatatgttgtttttaaactgggccataaattgtagttcctaatcgcaaaatgtaatccagttgtCCGTTTATAGATCCTAAAGAGAGATTTATTTTTATCCCGAGGGCTGTTCATAACATTTGTAACCCTGAAAATTGGATGTTAAGATGCCTTCTCCCCCTTAAAGCACAGGTCCCACCTTCTAACCAGCACCAGCTTTCTTTTCAGGTAAGCACCTTTCTCCACCTCTTGatgagaaatgaaaacattggATGAATAAATGAGCAAACCTACATACTTCCGGTTTTCATTTTATCCAATTACAtctcagaaaaaaaacttccagAGTTGCTGATAATCCAACCCTGTTTCGAACAAAAACAATCGCGCCAACAGGTTTACTGCTCCAAAATGGTTCCTTGATCAAATTTACTTTAGAAACATTTCTTTACAAGGCAATTCCTAGAGCCAGCAACAAATCCATTCTATGCAATTCTGAGCTTTGAGCTATATTAattaatattgaaataattaagGCAGCTTTTGATTCTTTAAGCTCAACTAATATAAAATAATGTTCCAAAACAACAGAAATAAGCAAATTggataaaaaaacacatcaaatgaTGATAATagctaaaaaaaaaggatacaAA
This window contains:
- the LOC109039227 gene encoding pyrrolidone-carboxylate peptidase, with the translated sequence MRILITGFGPFGRIADNPSARLAELSGHDFELIDVAYDSVDTLLAGLDPERFDVLLLIGVDSNGEVLKPELHARNWCGKKPDVKGLCPVGPIDEGSPFILNSTLWSDDLLSTVEVDPDLQPSRDAGDYLCNYVYYRALQSFPQKRVGFLHIPPFEKVPREQQVEVLGRILKQIKDSVAVSGIQPGQNGEQVDLSQPSLTNCIEN